In the Scyliorhinus torazame isolate Kashiwa2021f chromosome 4, sScyTor2.1, whole genome shotgun sequence genome, one interval contains:
- the LOC140411701 gene encoding trace amine-associated receptor 4-like: MNLADLENSEDVQYCFEFINTSCPRVTRSTAVNATMYIFITISILITIFGNLTVIISVLHFKQLQTPTNCLLLSLAVVDFLVGFIVLPYSMVRSVETCWYFGETFCKVHSIIDIVLTVVSIYTLCFIAIDRYYAMCDPLLHPIKITLPVTVVTVILIWLFATFYGLSVFLLDFSKKSVDNYIAIKSCEGSCIAYHKFEGHVDALIVFFIPIFIILGIYVKIFFVARCKRDRKIGSLPNNSKHTEKKIKILDKKEQIVIRNQDILIGIFTFSWLPFYVNSILNPYFNFLIPSSLDSLFAWFGFFNCTLNPLLYAFLYPWFRKTLKLILSCQIINPGSSTIILFSE, from the coding sequence ATGAATTTAGCAGATCTTGAAAATTCAGAGGATGTGCAATATTGTTTCGAATTTATCAACACGTCATGTCCCAGAGTCACCAGGTCAACAGCAGTCAATGCAACAATGTATATTTTTATTACCATTTCAATACTCATTACTATATTTGGAAATCTGACGGTGATCATTTCTGTTTTACATTTCAAACAACTGCAGACACCCACCAACTGTCTTCTCTTATCTTTGGCTGTTGTGGACTTTCTGGTGGGGTTTATTGTGTTGCCTTATAGTATGGTTAGGTCTGTAGAAACATGCTGGTATTTTGGAGAAACGTTTTGTAAAGTTCACTCAATTATAGATATTGTGTTGACCGTAGTGTCAATTTATACTTTATGTTTTATTGCCATTGATCGTTACTATGCAATGTGTGACCCTTTGCTCCACCCTATAAAGATCACTCTGCCTGTAACAGTTGTGACTGTGATATTAATCTGGTTGTTTGCTACCTTTTATGGACTTAGCGTGTTTTTATTAGACTTTAGTAAAAAGTCAGTAGATAATTATATAGCTATTAAGTCCTGTGAGGGCAGCTGTATTGCATATCATAAGTTTGAGGGGCACGTAGATGCGCTGATTGTattttttattccaatttttaTCATTTTAGGTATTTATGTCAAGATATTTTTTGTGGCAAGATGCAAACGTGACAGAAAAATTGGAAGCTTGCCAAATAATAGCAAGCATACAGAAAAAAAGATTAAAATCTTAGATAAAAAGGAGCAAATAGTCATTAGAAACCAAGACATCTTAATAGGAATTTTTACATTCTCCTGGCTGCCtttctatgtaaacagtattctgaatCCATATTTTAATTTTTTAATCCCATCCTCTTTAGACAGTTTATTTGCATGGTTTGGATTTTTTAATTGTACTTTAAACCCTTTGCTTTATGCTTTCTTGTATCCGTGGTTTCGCAAAACGCTGAAGCTTATACTTTCTTGTCAGATAATTAACCCTGGTTCTTctacaattattttattttcagaGTAA